Proteins encoded by one window of Thermoflexus sp.:
- a CDS encoding ABC transporter permease, protein MERNARGILQVWGGRLDRLTLFLRQSVQGGALWVPVLAVFTALGIGGIVVALATGQPRLALLAYQGLWEGAFGSPKALSETLVQMTPYVLAGLGIALAFHGGLFNIGAEGQLALGAIVAAWIGYALPPLVGGTIPLFLHVPLAILGGALAGALWAAIPGWLKARTGGHEVINTIMMNYIALLTASYLLNGPMRDPSPTNVVARTPRIAETARLPRLFADPDLRLHAGFLIALGMALLVAWLLWRTTLGFEIRTVGLNPHAARYAGIPIVRITVLTMAMSGFLAGMAGAVQVTGLNYRHELSFNLGYGFDAIAIALLGKVHPLGVVLAAFLFGALRNGASRMQFLTQVPVDLISVIQALILMFVAAEAIIRALYRPLFRGAAEAEQMVLTRGWGEL, encoded by the coding sequence GTGGAACGGAATGCCCGGGGGATTCTACAGGTTTGGGGAGGGCGACTGGACAGGCTGACGCTCTTCCTGCGCCAATCCGTCCAGGGGGGCGCGCTGTGGGTTCCGGTCCTGGCCGTCTTCACGGCGCTGGGGATCGGGGGCATTGTGGTCGCTCTGGCCACCGGTCAGCCGCGCCTGGCCCTCCTGGCCTACCAGGGGCTCTGGGAAGGCGCCTTCGGATCCCCGAAAGCCCTCAGCGAGACCCTCGTCCAGATGACGCCTTATGTCTTGGCCGGCCTGGGCATCGCCCTGGCGTTCCACGGAGGCCTTTTCAACATCGGTGCGGAGGGGCAGCTGGCCCTGGGCGCGATCGTGGCCGCATGGATCGGCTATGCCCTCCCACCCCTGGTGGGCGGGACCATCCCGCTCTTCCTGCATGTGCCTCTGGCCATCCTGGGCGGGGCGCTGGCCGGTGCCCTGTGGGCAGCGATCCCGGGCTGGCTGAAGGCGCGCACCGGCGGGCACGAGGTCATCAACACGATTATGATGAACTACATTGCGCTTCTCACGGCCAGCTACCTCCTGAACGGGCCCATGCGGGATCCCAGCCCGACCAACGTCGTGGCGCGGACGCCCCGGATCGCCGAGACCGCCCGGCTCCCCCGGCTGTTTGCGGACCCGGATCTCCGCCTCCATGCCGGTTTCCTGATCGCCCTCGGGATGGCCCTGCTGGTGGCCTGGCTCCTCTGGCGGACCACGCTGGGGTTTGAGATCCGGACGGTGGGGTTGAATCCCCACGCGGCCCGCTATGCCGGCATCCCGATCGTCCGGATCACGGTGCTCACCATGGCCATGAGCGGCTTTCTGGCCGGGATGGCTGGCGCGGTGCAGGTGACCGGTCTGAATTACCGTCACGAGCTGAGTTTCAACCTGGGATATGGCTTCGATGCCATCGCCATCGCGCTGCTGGGCAAGGTTCACCCCCTCGGGGTGGTGCTGGCGGCCTTCCTCTTCGGCGCGCTGCGCAACGGGGCCAGTCGCATGCAATTCCTCACCCAGGTCCCGGTGGATCTGATCTCGGTGATCCAGGCGCTGATTTTAATGTTTGTGGCGGCGGAGGCGATCATCCGCGCCCTCTATCGGCCGCTCTTCCGCGGGGCGGCCGAGGCGGAACAGATGGTGCTGACCCGCGGGTGGGGGGAGCTTTGA
- a CDS encoding ABC transporter ATP-binding protein: MELSADGEILRAEGIVKRFPGVVANDHVNFSLRRGEIHAVLGENGAGKTTLMNILYGLYHPDEGEIYIRGQPVEIRSPSDAIRMGIGMVHQHFMLVPVFTVAENIILGQEVRRGPFLDLRRAVEEVRALSQRYGLEVDPEARVKDLPVGVQQRVEILKALYRRADILILDEPTAVLTPQETEELFRVMRNLQQQGVSIIFITHKLKEVMAVADRITVLRNGRVVGTLTPGEADEAHLAAMMVGREVMLTVEKTPARPGPEVLRVEDLRVRDDRGAMVVNGVSFSVHAGEILGIAGVQGNGQTELIEALVGLRPAAGGRVLLLGEEITLQPTRDRTERGMAHIPEDRQKHGLVLPYSVADNLVLNTYYQPPFARGIQRQPQAVREHARRLIALYDIRTPSPDTPVRSLSGGNQQKVIAARELSRPIRLLVANQPTRGLDVGATEYIHRKIVEMRDQGAAVLLVSTELDEIFSLADRIAVMYRGRIVAILDQAEATLQQVGLLMAGVFPAERWPIAQPSERA, translated from the coding sequence CTGGAGCTCTCCGCGGACGGGGAGATCCTGCGGGCGGAGGGGATCGTCAAGCGCTTCCCCGGCGTGGTCGCCAACGATCATGTGAATTTCTCCCTGCGTCGGGGGGAGATCCATGCCGTCCTGGGGGAGAACGGAGCGGGGAAGACCACGCTGATGAACATCCTGTATGGCCTCTATCATCCCGATGAAGGGGAAATCTACATCCGGGGCCAGCCGGTGGAGATCCGCAGCCCCAGCGATGCGATCCGTATGGGCATCGGGATGGTCCACCAGCACTTCATGCTGGTGCCTGTGTTCACGGTGGCCGAGAACATCATCCTGGGCCAGGAAGTCCGGCGCGGGCCCTTCCTGGATCTCCGGCGGGCCGTGGAGGAAGTCCGCGCCCTTTCCCAGCGCTACGGGCTGGAAGTGGACCCGGAAGCGCGGGTGAAGGATCTGCCGGTTGGGGTTCAACAGCGGGTGGAGATCCTGAAAGCCCTTTACCGGAGGGCGGATATCCTGATCCTGGACGAGCCCACGGCGGTGCTGACCCCTCAGGAGACCGAAGAGCTGTTCCGGGTGATGCGCAACCTGCAGCAGCAGGGGGTCTCGATCATCTTCATCACCCACAAGCTGAAGGAGGTCATGGCGGTCGCCGATCGCATTACGGTGCTTCGAAACGGCCGCGTGGTGGGCACCCTGACCCCTGGGGAGGCGGATGAGGCGCATCTGGCGGCGATGATGGTCGGTCGCGAGGTGATGCTGACGGTGGAGAAGACCCCCGCCCGGCCCGGTCCGGAGGTCCTGCGGGTGGAGGATCTCCGGGTCCGCGACGACCGGGGCGCGATGGTGGTCAATGGGGTCAGCTTCTCCGTGCATGCGGGCGAGATCCTGGGGATCGCCGGGGTGCAGGGCAACGGCCAGACGGAGTTGATCGAGGCCCTGGTCGGGCTGCGGCCAGCCGCCGGCGGCCGGGTGCTCCTGCTGGGGGAGGAGATCACCCTGCAGCCGACCCGTGATCGGACCGAACGAGGGATGGCCCACATCCCGGAAGACCGCCAGAAGCACGGCCTGGTGTTGCCGTATTCCGTGGCGGACAACCTGGTCCTCAACACCTACTATCAGCCCCCCTTCGCCCGGGGGATCCAGCGGCAACCCCAGGCGGTCCGGGAGCACGCGCGGCGTTTGATCGCCCTCTACGACATCCGAACGCCCAGCCCCGATACGCCGGTGCGGAGCCTCTCCGGGGGGAACCAGCAGAAGGTGATCGCCGCCCGGGAGCTCTCCCGCCCCATCCGCCTGCTGGTGGCCAACCAGCCAACCCGGGGTCTGGATGTGGGGGCGACCGAGTATATCCATCGCAAGATCGTGGAGATGCGCGATCAGGGAGCGGCGGTCCTCCTGGTCTCCACCGAGCTGGATGAGATCTTCTCCCTGGCGGATCGGATCGCGGTGATGTATCGGGGCCGTATCGTCGCCATCCTGGATCAGGCGGAGGCCACGCTGCAGCAGGTGGGGCTGCTGATGGCGGGCGTGTTCCCGGCGGAGCGGTGGCCGATCGCCCAACCTTCGGAGCGCGCGTAG
- a CDS encoding UDP-glucose/GDP-mannose dehydrogenase family protein produces MKRICVIGAGYVGLTTAACLADLGNRVACVDINEEKIAMLQEGRLPIFEPGLEEIVRRNMKAGRLSFTVSYEEGINGLPAEFVFIAVGTPEGVDGEADLRYVRMAAERIGEVMDHPLIIVNKSTVPVGTGDWVADIVRSRQRRPIPFWVVSNPEFLREGSAVYDFMNPDRIVLGSLDREAAEKVAQLYLPLRSTIMITDLRTAEMIKYASNAFLATKISFINEIANICEALGADVKEVAAGMGYDKRIGRAFLDAGVGWGGSCFPKDVKALIHMAVVHGCHPQLLQAVVEINRDQRRRVVRKLKEILGDLNGMVIGLLGLAFKPNTDDIREAPALEIAGYLLEEGAIVRAYDPVAMPNAARVLPQVIMCADPYELAAGADALVVVTDWNEFKHLDLPRIKQLMRRPVLIDGRNIYEPGLMRELGFIYRGIGRGTNATAEGDPPFAAAARAGISEG; encoded by the coding sequence ATGAAGCGGATCTGCGTGATCGGCGCAGGGTATGTCGGGCTCACCACGGCGGCGTGCCTGGCTGATCTGGGCAACCGTGTGGCCTGTGTGGATATCAACGAAGAAAAGATCGCCATGCTCCAGGAGGGCCGCCTCCCGATTTTCGAGCCGGGGCTGGAGGAGATCGTCCGCCGCAACATGAAAGCGGGCCGTCTTTCCTTCACCGTCTCCTACGAGGAGGGCATCAACGGCCTGCCGGCGGAGTTCGTCTTCATCGCCGTGGGGACGCCGGAGGGGGTGGACGGCGAAGCGGATCTGCGGTATGTGCGCATGGCCGCCGAGCGCATCGGCGAGGTGATGGATCATCCCCTGATCATCGTCAACAAGAGCACGGTGCCGGTGGGGACGGGGGACTGGGTGGCGGACATCGTGCGCAGCCGCCAGCGCCGGCCCATCCCCTTCTGGGTGGTCTCCAATCCGGAGTTCCTGCGGGAGGGATCCGCCGTTTACGATTTTATGAACCCGGACCGTATCGTGCTGGGCTCGCTGGATCGGGAGGCGGCAGAGAAGGTGGCGCAGCTGTATCTGCCCCTGCGCAGCACGATTATGATCACCGATCTGCGCACCGCGGAGATGATCAAGTATGCTTCCAATGCTTTCCTGGCCACCAAGATCTCCTTCATCAACGAGATCGCCAACATCTGCGAGGCCCTGGGGGCGGATGTGAAGGAGGTGGCGGCCGGCATGGGCTACGACAAGCGCATCGGCCGCGCCTTTCTGGATGCGGGGGTAGGGTGGGGGGGGTCTTGTTTCCCCAAGGATGTCAAGGCCCTCATCCACATGGCGGTTGTCCACGGATGCCATCCGCAGCTGCTGCAAGCGGTGGTGGAGATCAACCGGGACCAGCGGCGGCGGGTGGTGCGGAAGCTGAAGGAGATCCTGGGGGATCTGAACGGCATGGTGATCGGATTGCTCGGGCTGGCCTTCAAGCCGAACACCGATGACATCCGGGAGGCCCCGGCGCTGGAGATCGCGGGATATCTGCTTGAGGAGGGCGCGATCGTCCGCGCTTATGATCCGGTGGCCATGCCCAACGCCGCCCGGGTTCTCCCCCAGGTGATCATGTGCGCCGATCCCTACGAGCTGGCGGCGGGGGCGGACGCCCTGGTGGTGGTGACGGACTGGAACGAGTTCAAGCACCTGGATCTTCCGCGCATCAAGCAGCTCATGCGGCGGCCGGTGCTCATCGACGGCCGCAACATCTACGAGCCGGGCCTCATGCGCGAGCTGGGCTTCATTTACCGGGGGATCGGTCGGGGCACCAACGCGACGGCGGAGGGGGACCCACCGTTCGCCGCCGCGGCAAGGGCCGGCATCTCAGAAGGATAA
- a CDS encoding polysaccharide deacetylase family protein, translated as MGIHRGPATIRSPGIFPGNLLLLLLGARWPETAPPPGRPVPDEDPRVLRQSLREARRGLSRPRRRAGPPPCATPGVVCRGSPPMVALTFDDCFLPHLMEPLLQDLEAAGARATFFCVGRIFRAHPELVRRLVAGGHELGNHTLHHRVLTPHPDPAIIDAELDGWQRAVEEALGQPYPTRWFRPPGMAGFTTEADPEILEAVRRRGMRVALWTLDIYRTLDRQGVRDPERVAAFLREHVRGGEIILLHISSWNVEGARRALPDLAARFRLVTLSEMFPPDAP; from the coding sequence ATGGGCATCCACAGAGGCCCCGCGACCATCCGATCCCCTGGGATCTTCCCAGGAAACCTTCTCCTGCTCCTGCTCGGCGCGCGATGGCCGGAGACTGCTCCCCCGCCGGGCCGGCCGGTTCCCGATGAAGACCCCCGGGTATTGCGCCAATCCCTGCGGGAAGCCCGGAGAGGGCTTTCCAGGCCCCGCCGGCGGGCAGGACCGCCTCCCTGTGCCACACCGGGCGTGGTCTGCCGTGGATCCCCTCCTATGGTGGCGCTGACCTTCGATGATTGTTTCCTTCCCCATCTGATGGAACCCCTGCTTCAGGATCTGGAGGCGGCAGGGGCTCGGGCCACCTTCTTCTGTGTGGGACGGATATTCCGCGCCCACCCGGAGCTGGTCCGGCGCCTGGTGGCCGGCGGCCACGAGCTGGGCAATCACACCCTCCATCATCGCGTGCTAACGCCCCATCCAGACCCCGCGATCATCGACGCCGAGCTCGACGGCTGGCAGCGGGCTGTGGAGGAGGCCCTGGGCCAGCCCTACCCCACCCGCTGGTTTCGACCGCCAGGGATGGCGGGCTTCACCACGGAAGCGGATCCGGAGATCCTGGAGGCGGTGCGGCGGCGCGGCATGCGGGTCGCCCTCTGGACGCTGGATATCTACCGGACGCTGGATCGACAGGGCGTGCGGGATCCAGAGCGGGTGGCCGCCTTCCTGCGGGAGCACGTGCGGGGTGGAGAGATCATCCTGCTGCACATCAGCTCATGGAACGTAGAAGGAGCCCGCCGGGCGCTGCCAGACCTGGCGGCCCGCTTCCGGCTGGTCACCCTGAGCGAGATGTTCCCGCCGGACGCCCCGTGA
- a CDS encoding Uma2 family endonuclease produces the protein MGHWKFGARVEVAERMTAEEFLELAPEDRKAELIDGVMIMPSPALDIHERLFGFLYTLLRVYVELHDLGEVRGSRTPVVLAPDQVYEPDILFVARERAHRITERGVMGAPDLVVEILSRGTLAYDRGPKLQGYERAGVPEVWLIDPYGPAGTEFYRLEGNRLTPIPVEGGILRSRALPGFAMPVEWLWPEGKFIPIREALAWIETHRERSPGESMG, from the coding sequence ATGGGACACTGGAAGTTCGGCGCGCGGGTGGAGGTGGCGGAGCGGATGACGGCCGAGGAGTTCCTGGAGCTGGCGCCGGAGGATCGCAAGGCCGAGCTCATCGACGGGGTGATGATCATGCCCTCGCCCGCCCTGGACATCCACGAGCGATTGTTCGGATTCCTGTATACTCTGCTGCGGGTGTATGTGGAGCTTCATGATCTGGGGGAGGTGCGGGGATCCCGCACGCCGGTGGTGCTGGCCCCCGACCAGGTCTACGAGCCGGACATCCTGTTCGTGGCCCGGGAGCGAGCCCATCGGATCACCGAGCGCGGGGTGATGGGCGCGCCCGACCTGGTGGTGGAGATCCTCTCCCGCGGCACCCTCGCCTACGACCGGGGACCCAAACTGCAGGGATACGAGCGGGCCGGGGTGCCGGAAGTCTGGCTGATCGATCCCTACGGGCCAGCAGGGACCGAGTTCTACCGGCTGGAGGGAAACCGCCTGACCCCCATCCCGGTGGAAGGCGGGATCCTGCGGAGCAGGGCCCTCCCCGGCTTCGCCATGCCGGTGGAATGGCTGTGGCCCGAAGGGAAATTCATCCCCATCCGCGAAGCCCTCGCCTGGATCGAAACCCACCGGGAACGCTCCCCCGGGGAATCGATGGGCTGA
- a CDS encoding DegV family protein yields the protein MVRIVTDSGAHLPPELFRQYAITVVPLVVNIGGRTYYEGEDLDLETFYRYLQTSPTLPTTSQPPVGRFYETYRQLSEEGHPILSIHLSSALSGTYASAVAAREMLPEAEIHVVDTRWISVPQGMLVLEAARMARAGATAREILERLEFMRTRMVFYFVLDTLEYLAKGGRVSNIQALMGNLLQLKPILKLHEGRIEAHERVRTTQRARARLLELIREYARGRRDLRIGVMHTRLPEVAEAIARALEEELRPAEIIVAEAGPAVATHAGPGGLGLACYGSEE from the coding sequence ATGGTGCGGATCGTTACGGATAGCGGCGCACATCTTCCGCCCGAATTGTTCCGCCAGTATGCGATCACGGTAGTCCCCCTGGTGGTGAACATCGGCGGGCGGACCTACTATGAGGGAGAGGATCTGGATCTGGAGACCTTTTATCGATATCTCCAGACCTCCCCGACGCTCCCCACGACTTCCCAGCCGCCGGTGGGTCGGTTTTATGAGACCTACCGGCAGCTGAGTGAGGAGGGGCATCCTATCCTCTCGATTCATCTTTCCTCGGCGCTGAGCGGGACCTACGCATCGGCGGTGGCGGCGCGGGAGATGCTCCCCGAGGCGGAGATCCATGTCGTGGACACCCGCTGGATCTCCGTCCCTCAGGGGATGCTGGTGCTGGAAGCCGCTCGCATGGCCCGCGCCGGGGCGACCGCCCGGGAAATCCTGGAGCGCCTGGAGTTCATGAGGACCCGCATGGTGTTTTATTTCGTTCTGGACACCCTGGAGTATTTAGCCAAGGGAGGACGGGTGAGCAACATCCAGGCGCTGATGGGGAACCTCCTCCAGTTGAAGCCGATCCTGAAACTCCACGAGGGTCGGATTGAGGCGCATGAGCGGGTGCGAACCACTCAGCGGGCCCGGGCCCGCCTCCTGGAGCTGATCCGGGAGTATGCCCGCGGGCGGCGGGATCTTCGGATCGGGGTGATGCACACCCGGCTTCCGGAAGTGGCGGAAGCGATCGCCCGCGCCCTGGAGGAGGAACTGCGACCAGCGGAGATCATCGTCGCCGAGGCCGGGCCCGCTGTGGCCACCCATGCCGGGCCTGGAGGACTGGGGCTGGCATGCTATGGGTCCGAGGAGTAA
- a CDS encoding flavin reductase family protein, with the protein MDPEIRKRTLRLITYGLYVLTAADGEEIAAGTINWLSQASFNPPLVMVGVKRDSHLHALIERTGQFAVNILGAGQKEIAAAFFRPTQVSEGRLNGYPFERGPQTGAPLLLDLPAWFEARVTDAVRRGDHTVFVAEVIEAGLRDPDAKPLVMWDTGWYYGG; encoded by the coding sequence ATGGATCCCGAGATCCGCAAGCGCACCCTCAGGCTGATCACCTATGGCCTTTACGTGCTGACCGCGGCGGATGGGGAGGAGATCGCCGCCGGGACCATCAACTGGCTCTCCCAGGCCTCGTTCAACCCACCCCTGGTGATGGTGGGAGTGAAACGGGACAGCCATCTCCACGCGTTGATCGAGCGGACCGGTCAATTCGCCGTGAACATCCTGGGGGCCGGGCAGAAAGAGATCGCTGCGGCTTTCTTCCGCCCCACCCAGGTGTCCGAAGGGCGGTTGAACGGCTATCCCTTCGAGCGGGGCCCCCAGACCGGCGCGCCGCTCCTCCTGGACCTGCCGGCATGGTTTGAGGCCCGGGTGACGGATGCGGTGCGCCGGGGGGATCATACCGTGTTCGTGGCGGAAGTGATCGAGGCCGGCCTGCGAGACCCCGATGCGAAGCCGCTGGTGATGTGGGATACAGGATGGTATTATGGGGGATGA
- a CDS encoding C39 family peptidase, with product MGFHRKWIGLSLLVAFLSLGAIWEGLHRLPPRYIARLVPEPLQPWFWPAHPEEVPTPMATVPPERLAALLTPAAPRPSPTRTARPSLTPVPSPSPTLTPPPSTPTPTVTRPAFPGPTQAARNTPAALDQADVLLYGVRHMFQTWNNCGPATLAMALSFYGWHGSQRDTAAVLKPDPEDKNVSPEEMVAFARSLGLGARVRVNGDIELLKRLLRSGFPVIIETGFEPDPRQGWMGHYRLLIGYSERAGQFILMDSYMGPNQGVPYAEVDRYWRHFHRTYIVIYPPGAEGRLRELIGPTWDDDRRMWEEALARAQEELAAHPQEAFAWFNAGAALLHLGRVEDAATAFDQARSLGLPWRILWYRFEPFEAYLAAGRYTDVIALADANLRVTPYVEEWYDYKGQALLALGDRERARALFEQALRINPHFQAARAHLEAVSP from the coding sequence ATGGGATTCCATCGGAAATGGATCGGGCTCAGCCTGCTGGTGGCTTTCCTGAGCCTGGGGGCGATCTGGGAGGGCCTTCACCGCCTTCCCCCTCGCTATATCGCTCGACTGGTCCCGGAGCCCCTTCAGCCCTGGTTCTGGCCGGCGCATCCGGAAGAGGTCCCCACGCCGATGGCAACGGTGCCCCCGGAACGGCTAGCGGCTCTTCTCACGCCGGCTGCTCCGCGCCCTTCCCCGACAAGGACCGCCCGTCCTTCCCTGACGCCGGTCCCTTCTCCATCGCCCACCCTCACCCCGCCTCCCTCGACGCCAACGCCTACCGTCACCCGGCCGGCGTTCCCGGGGCCGACCCAGGCCGCGCGCAATACCCCGGCGGCGCTGGATCAGGCCGATGTGTTGCTTTACGGAGTGCGCCATATGTTCCAGACCTGGAACAATTGCGGGCCGGCCACCCTGGCGATGGCCCTGAGCTTCTATGGGTGGCACGGGTCCCAGCGGGATACAGCGGCTGTCCTGAAGCCGGACCCGGAGGACAAAAACGTCTCGCCGGAGGAAATGGTGGCCTTCGCCCGAAGCCTGGGGCTGGGGGCACGGGTGCGGGTGAATGGGGATATCGAATTGCTCAAGCGTCTGCTCCGATCCGGCTTCCCGGTGATCATCGAGACCGGCTTTGAGCCCGATCCCCGGCAGGGATGGATGGGGCATTATAGGCTCCTGATCGGTTACAGCGAGCGGGCGGGGCAGTTCATCCTGATGGACTCCTATATGGGTCCCAATCAGGGCGTTCCATATGCCGAGGTGGACCGTTACTGGCGGCACTTCCATCGCACGTATATCGTGATCTATCCTCCCGGGGCGGAGGGCCGCCTCCGGGAGCTGATCGGCCCCACCTGGGACGACGACCGCCGGATGTGGGAGGAAGCGTTGGCCCGGGCGCAGGAGGAGCTCGCGGCCCATCCTCAGGAGGCCTTCGCCTGGTTCAATGCGGGCGCCGCGCTGTTGCATCTGGGGCGGGTCGAGGATGCCGCAACGGCCTTCGATCAGGCGCGGTCTCTGGGGCTGCCCTGGCGGATCCTGTGGTATCGGTTTGAGCCTTTCGAGGCTTATCTGGCGGCTGGCCGTTACACCGATGTCATCGCCCTGGCGGATGCGAACCTGCGGGTGACACCTTATGTTGAAGAATGGTATGACTATAAGGGCCAGGCGCTGCTGGCGTTGGGGGATCGGGAGCGCGCCCGGGCGCTCTTCGAGCAAGCCCTGCGGATCAACCCCCACTTCCAGGCGGCCCGGGCCCACCTGGAGGCCGTATCTCCCTGA
- a CDS encoding MFS transporter, with protein sequence MTTARGAATTWPQWIALSLYGLALTMTSNVVDPPWLSQKASELAGPGWQNTLLGSVAFIGLIWAALVQPVFGAWSDRIHSPWGRRKPFLWLGSLLLAVALALLIAAPSVPLLILALLLVQTFSNMVQAAYQGLIPDHVPEDQRGRASGIKGFMEIPAVVIGPLIAGYFLGRGQIWGPYPVLVMLYLLVGLITAAAVPSQALVEPPARRPAWIYQVEWGRAPTFAFWLAHRLMFWWALLTLRTFLIFFFRDTMGLTMEQAQALNGALSAILGAVILLLMVPSGALADRWGVRPLLQGAGILASLGTFGFLGVSRLYGRPELPVLVAASLTIGVGVAMFVAASWTWITRIVPSDEAARYLGLGNIATAVGSAIARLSGPAIDALNRTTGSLLGYDVIYGLAGLLFLGSLLLARPPAWTDKRL encoded by the coding sequence ATGACGACCGCGCGAGGCGCTGCCACCACCTGGCCTCAGTGGATCGCCCTGAGCCTGTATGGGCTGGCTTTAACCATGACCTCCAATGTGGTGGATCCCCCGTGGCTGAGCCAGAAGGCAAGCGAGCTGGCGGGCCCGGGCTGGCAGAACACCCTGCTGGGCAGCGTGGCCTTCATCGGCCTGATCTGGGCCGCCCTGGTTCAGCCGGTCTTTGGAGCCTGGAGCGATCGGATCCACAGTCCCTGGGGACGTCGCAAGCCGTTCCTCTGGCTGGGCAGCCTGCTCCTGGCCGTGGCCCTGGCCCTCCTCATTGCCGCGCCTTCTGTGCCGCTGCTCATCCTGGCTCTGCTCCTGGTGCAAACGTTCTCCAACATGGTGCAGGCCGCCTACCAGGGGTTGATCCCCGATCATGTGCCCGAGGATCAGCGGGGCCGGGCCTCCGGGATCAAGGGATTTATGGAGATCCCGGCGGTGGTGATCGGTCCGCTGATCGCCGGTTATTTCCTGGGCCGGGGGCAAATCTGGGGGCCCTATCCGGTGCTGGTGATGCTCTATCTTCTGGTTGGGCTGATCACGGCGGCAGCGGTGCCCTCCCAGGCTCTGGTCGAGCCGCCGGCTCGTCGCCCCGCCTGGATCTATCAGGTGGAATGGGGCCGCGCCCCCACCTTTGCCTTCTGGCTGGCCCATCGCCTCATGTTCTGGTGGGCGCTGCTGACGCTGCGCACCTTTCTGATCTTCTTCTTCCGGGATACCATGGGCCTGACGATGGAGCAGGCGCAGGCGCTCAATGGCGCCCTTTCGGCGATCCTGGGGGCGGTGATCCTGTTGCTGATGGTGCCTTCCGGCGCCCTGGCCGATCGCTGGGGCGTGCGCCCGCTGCTCCAGGGCGCCGGGATCCTGGCCAGCCTGGGGACCTTCGGCTTCCTCGGTGTATCCCGGCTGTATGGACGGCCGGAGCTCCCGGTGCTGGTGGCCGCTTCGCTGACCATCGGAGTGGGCGTGGCCATGTTCGTGGCGGCCAGCTGGACCTGGATCACTCGCATCGTGCCTTCCGATGAGGCGGCGCGCTATCTGGGGCTGGGGAATATCGCCACGGCGGTGGGCAGCGCCATCGCCCGTCTGAGCGGCCCGGCCATCGACGCGCTGAACCGGACCACGGGCAGCCTGCTGGGTTACGATGTGATCTACGGCCTGGCCGGCCTGCTGTTCCTGGGCAGTCTGCTCCTGGCACGCCCCCCCGCCTGGACGGATAAACGCCTGTGA